In Microbacterium galbinum, the genomic stretch ACCCTGCGGAGGAGCCTGGCCCTCTGCGGGCATCTGTCCCTGCTCACCCTGCGTCGCGCCGTCCTGCTGCCCGAACCCGCCGCTCGGGAGTTCGCCCGAGAAGGTGGAGTTGGTGAGGCTCAGTGCGCCGGTCGCGGCCGAGACGCCCTCGGTCGAGGCGACGGTGTCGAGCACCGAGGCCTCCAGCGTGCCGCGCATGAAATCGGTGCTCAGCGTGGACTGGTTGAGGGTGGTCGTATCGCCCTCGGTCTCGCCGGAGTCGGCGTCGAACTCGAAGCGCGGGCCACCGCCCTCCCCGGGTTCCGCCGCAGCTCCGGTGACGGTCAGATCGGTGCCGACGCCGTACACGGACTCGAGGGCCTGCGCCTGCGCGTCGCGCACGCCCGCCGTGAGGGCGTTCACGATGATCACGAGGCCGATCGCGATCGCGAGGCCGATCGCGACGATCGTCGTCTGCTTCTTGCGGCCCGCGAGTTCGCGCCGCAGATATGTTCCGTACATCTCTCTCCTTCTGCCGCGGAGGTCGCGGTGCCAGAGACGACGTTAGGAACGCGGTCTATGCGGATTCGAAGGCACGGTGATGAAGAGGCTATGGATGACGGGGCCGGGGATGACGGCATCCGATCTTCACAGGCTATGCATAGCGTGCTCCATAGAAACCCCATAGGAGGTTCCGCAGAATGAGTGCATGACCAGTGATCTCCCCGACCTGCGCCGCCCCGACGGAACCCCGCTGCGCATCCTCGCGGTCGACGACGAGCAGATGCTCACCGACCTGCTCGCGATGGCCCTGCGCATGGAGGGCTGGGAGGTGCGCACCGCGTCATCCGGCATGGAGGCGCTCCAGGTCGCCCGCGAGTTCGAGCCGGACGCCCTCGTGCTCGACATCATGATGCCCGACCTCGACGGGATGGCCGTGCTGCGGCGCCTGCGCGAATCCGGGAGCCTGGTACCCGTGCTCTTCCTCACCGCGAAGGATGCCGTCGGCGACCGCGTCGCGGGCCTCACCGCCGGCGGTGACGACTACGTGACGAAGCCCTTCAGCCTCGAAGAGGTGATCGCCCGCCTGCGTGCGATCATCCGCCGCACCGGCCACGCGATGGCCGACGACGGACAGTCGATCCTGCGGGTCGCCGATCTCACCCTCAACGAGGACAGCCACGAGGTCGTGCGCGACGGCACCGAGATCGAGCTCACCGCGACCGAGTTCGAGCTGCTGCGGTACCTCATGCGGAACGAGCGTCGCGTGCTCTCGAAGGCCCAGATCCTCGACCGCGTGTGGAGTTACGACTTCGGCGGCAAGTCGTCGGTGGTCGAGCTCTACATCTCGTACCTGCGCAAGAAGATCGACGCCGGACGCACTCCCCTGCTGCACACCGTGCGCGGCGTCGGCTACATGATCAAGGCCCCGCAGTGACCCAGACGAGGATGACGCGTCGGCCGATGAGCCTGCAGACGCGGCTGATGACCGCCGTCATCGGGTTCGTCTCGCTCATCCTCGTGATCGTGGCCGTGATCACCAGTGCGACGCTGGGGAAGACGCTCGAAGACCAGCTGAGCGAGCGGATCTACGGCTATGCGGATTCGGTGTCGCGGATCATCAAGCAGGTCTCTCCCGACCTCGTCACCGCCCAGAACATCATCGGACGCGGTGGCGGCGAACCCGGGCTCCTGGTGGCGATCCAGAACCCGGCGACCGGAATCGACGGTGTCGTGGTGCCGAGCTCGACGGACGATTTCGAGGGCGGGACGGATGCCCTCACCTCGGCGCAGCTCGTGCAGATCGCCGATGCTCTCAACGGCCAGCACGTCGCCAACGTCACGATCGAGGGTCTCGGCTCGTACCGGGTGACCGCGTCGACGGCACCCTCCGGCGTCGTG encodes the following:
- a CDS encoding response regulator transcription factor; the encoded protein is MTSDLPDLRRPDGTPLRILAVDDEQMLTDLLAMALRMEGWEVRTASSGMEALQVAREFEPDALVLDIMMPDLDGMAVLRRLRESGSLVPVLFLTAKDAVGDRVAGLTAGGDDYVTKPFSLEEVIARLRAIIRRTGHAMADDGQSILRVADLTLNEDSHEVVRDGTEIELTATEFELLRYLMRNERRVLSKAQILDRVWSYDFGGKSSVVELYISYLRKKIDAGRTPLLHTVRGVGYMIKAPQ